One genomic segment of Candidatus Eremiobacterota bacterium includes these proteins:
- the gpmA gene encoding 2,3-diphosphoglycerate-dependent phosphoglycerate mutase, with translation MLTLVMLRHGESTWNMENRFTGWTDVDLSSKGIQEAHQAGIALREKGFSFDCAYCSVLKRAIRTLWIVLDEMDLMWLPVENSWRLNERYYGALQGLNKKESSEKMGEEQVHLWRRSYDVPPPAVTADDPRYPGNDRRYHGIEGLPLTESLKNTIDRMLPYWHEVIAPTVKEGKKVLIAAHGNSLRGLVKYLDGLTPEEVAGLNIPTGIPLVYELNDDLSKIRHYYLADEEVLKAATERVASQAKVAP, from the coding sequence ATGCTCACGCTTGTCATGCTTCGCCATGGCGAAAGCACCTGGAACATGGAAAACAGGTTCACCGGCTGGACCGATGTCGATCTCTCCTCAAAAGGCATCCAGGAGGCTCACCAGGCAGGGATAGCACTGAGAGAGAAGGGCTTCTCCTTCGACTGCGCCTATTGCTCTGTCCTGAAGCGCGCCATCAGGACCCTCTGGATTGTCCTTGATGAGATGGACCTCATGTGGCTCCCCGTAGAAAACTCCTGGAGACTGAACGAGCGCTACTACGGGGCTCTTCAGGGCCTTAACAAGAAGGAATCTTCTGAGAAGATGGGCGAGGAACAGGTGCATCTCTGGAGAAGAAGCTACGACGTGCCGCCGCCGGCCGTAACCGCTGATGATCCCCGTTACCCCGGCAATGACAGGCGCTATCATGGCATCGAAGGCCTTCCCCTCACTGAAAGCCTCAAGAATACCATTGACCGCATGCTCCCCTACTGGCACGAAGTGATAGCGCCGACAGTGAAAGAAGGGAAAAAGGTCCTCATCGCCGCCCACGGGAACAGCCTCAGGGGCCTCGTGAAATATCTCGACGGCCTCACACCGGAGGAAGTGGCGGGGCTCAACATTCCCACGGGCATTCCCCTTGTCTACGAGCTTAATGATGATCTCAGCAAGATAAGGCACTATTACCTTGCCGACGAGGAGGTCCTCAAGGCTGCCACTGAGCGCGTGGCATCGCAGGCAAAGGTTGCTCCCTAG
- a CDS encoding class I fructose-bisphosphate aldolase gives MSKSIISLLGKDGPYLLEHRCATVPKELLHLPGPDFVDRIFLASDRHIRVLRALGTIFSHGRLAGTGYLSILPVDQGIEHSAGASFAPNPLYFDPENIVKLAVESGCNAVASTLGVLGAVARKYAHRIPFILKINHNELLSFPNTYDQRLFASVDQGYDMGALGIGATIYFGSEESRRQIEEISEAFAHAHELGMFTVLWCYVRNDAFKKNAINYEESADLTGQANHLGVTIEADIIKQKLPVNNGGYNEVKFGKTSPLVYEKLTSAHPIDLTRYQVANCYMGRMGLINSGGASGANDKLDAVRTAVINKRAGGMGLIMGRKAFQKPMEEGIKLIQAVQDVYLAKEITIA, from the coding sequence ATGAGCAAATCAATTATCTCCCTGTTAGGCAAAGATGGACCATACCTTCTGGAGCACCGGTGCGCGACAGTGCCGAAAGAGCTGCTCCACCTGCCGGGCCCCGATTTTGTGGACAGGATTTTTCTCGCCTCTGACAGGCATATCAGGGTTCTGAGGGCCCTCGGGACTATATTCTCCCATGGAAGGCTTGCCGGGACCGGATATCTCTCCATACTGCCCGTTGACCAGGGGATCGAGCACTCCGCTGGAGCCTCCTTTGCCCCCAATCCCCTCTATTTCGACCCCGAAAACATTGTGAAGCTCGCCGTGGAATCGGGCTGCAACGCCGTGGCCTCAACGCTCGGCGTGCTCGGGGCCGTGGCGAGAAAATATGCCCACAGGATCCCCTTTATCCTCAAGATCAACCACAACGAGCTCTTGTCCTTTCCCAATACCTATGACCAGAGGCTCTTCGCCTCAGTGGATCAGGGATACGACATGGGCGCCCTGGGGATAGGCGCCACCATCTATTTCGGCTCCGAGGAGTCAAGACGGCAGATCGAGGAAATCTCAGAAGCTTTTGCCCACGCCCATGAGCTCGGGATGTTCACGGTGCTCTGGTGCTATGTGAGAAATGACGCCTTCAAGAAAAATGCCATCAACTACGAGGAGTCGGCCGATCTCACCGGCCAGGCGAACCACCTGGGGGTGACCATAGAGGCCGATATCATCAAGCAGAAGCTCCCGGTGAACAACGGCGGCTATAACGAGGTGAAATTCGGCAAGACAAGCCCTCTTGTCTATGAAAAGCTCACCTCGGCCCACCCCATAGACCTCACACGCTACCAGGTGGCGAACTGCTATATGGGCCGAATGGGATTAATCAATTCCGGAGGGGCTTCCGGAGCGAATGATAAGCTTGATGCCGTAAGGACAGCCGTCATAAACAAGCGTGCCGGAGGCATGGGCCTCATCATGGGGAGGAAAGCCTTCCAGAAGCCGATGGAAGAGGGCATCAAGCTGATCCAGGCCGTTCAGGATGTCTATCTCGCAAAAGAAATCACCATCGCGTAA
- a CDS encoding ATP-binding protein: MKDEKVQALQEKVRSLMAANKALLKEKEKIDRLLADSKDQKECEGRLNQALARANAESAELLAELEEKNRNLEDTNVQIARANAHAAELMALIELRDEQITELNKALSMANVNAAELLAELEIHHAEQDRLNAQLQVEKERLHTTLASIGDGVVTTDTEGKVILFNAAAQSITEWPPDEIAGHPLTSVLDFRDASDNVLRDARDPIRISLREKKGIFVDEAWILTKSGLRRPVEINISLICTSAGEILGTVAAFRDRTRHKELERLKEEFIASMTHDLRTPLSSIMGFCQLLGDSDFGEISAKKNEFVNRIHHCGDILLGIINNIVELSRIESGMLHFLFEDFTLCSLIKELYDTFEPLAIEMKIALDFQCDSSLWVNADRQLTRQVFHNLLSNAIRATPQGGTISINVALCGNERIAVEVKDTGKGIPGNELPKLFKKFARISGSRRGTGLGLFNVKKFVEGHGSDITVESEPGAGTLFRFTLPQGHPPAKEVLKKGSVLIVGGDIESGRLAALSLQEEGHRAEFVAGGKEGIMKTIEIKPHVVLLDRTLPDMEVETFHYIFRNTPTSRDVPLILLSSVRLSEWKDKFFDIIPLPLDMKVMKRAVQKALKPH, from the coding sequence TTGAAAGACGAGAAGGTGCAGGCCCTCCAGGAGAAAGTCCGCAGCCTCATGGCAGCCAACAAGGCCCTCCTCAAAGAGAAGGAGAAGATTGACAGGCTCCTGGCCGACAGCAAAGATCAGAAGGAGTGCGAAGGGAGGCTCAATCAGGCACTTGCCCGCGCAAATGCCGAATCGGCGGAGCTGCTGGCAGAGCTCGAGGAGAAGAACAGGAATCTCGAGGACACCAATGTGCAGATTGCCCGGGCCAATGCCCATGCCGCAGAGCTTATGGCGCTCATTGAGCTCCGCGATGAGCAGATCACGGAGCTCAACAAGGCCCTCTCCATGGCAAACGTTAATGCCGCCGAGCTCCTGGCGGAGCTTGAGATCCACCATGCCGAGCAGGACCGCCTCAACGCACAGCTTCAGGTCGAAAAGGAACGCCTTCACACTACCCTTGCCAGTATCGGCGACGGTGTGGTGACTACCGACACGGAAGGGAAAGTGATCCTTTTCAACGCTGCCGCTCAGAGCATCACGGAATGGCCCCCCGATGAAATTGCCGGGCATCCCCTCACCTCGGTGCTTGACTTCAGGGATGCTTCGGATAATGTGCTCAGGGATGCCCGTGATCCCATCAGGATATCCCTCAGGGAAAAAAAGGGGATTTTTGTTGATGAGGCCTGGATTCTGACGAAATCAGGCCTGAGAAGGCCGGTGGAGATAAATATATCGCTGATATGCACCTCTGCCGGTGAGATCCTCGGCACCGTCGCCGCCTTCAGGGACAGGACGCGCCACAAGGAGCTTGAAAGGCTGAAGGAGGAGTTCATCGCCTCGATGACCCACGACCTCAGGACCCCTCTCTCATCGATAATGGGGTTCTGCCAGCTCCTTGGCGACAGTGATTTTGGAGAGATCTCGGCGAAAAAGAATGAGTTCGTGAACAGGATCCACCATTGCGGCGACATCCTTCTCGGCATAATCAACAACATAGTAGAGCTTTCAAGGATAGAATCGGGCATGCTTCATTTCCTGTTTGAGGATTTTACGCTCTGCTCTCTTATCAAGGAGCTCTATGACACTTTCGAGCCCCTTGCCATTGAGATGAAGATTGCCCTTGATTTCCAATGTGACAGCTCCCTCTGGGTCAATGCCGACAGGCAGCTCACAAGGCAGGTATTCCATAACCTTCTCTCCAACGCTATCCGTGCCACACCCCAGGGAGGCACCATAAGCATCAATGTCGCTCTTTGCGGGAACGAGCGGATTGCCGTAGAAGTGAAGGATACGGGAAAAGGAATTCCCGGCAATGAGCTGCCCAAGCTTTTCAAGAAATTCGCCAGGATAAGCGGGAGCCGCCGCGGCACAGGGCTTGGACTTTTCAATGTAAAGAAGTTTGTTGAGGGCCATGGCTCTGATATCACTGTTGAGAGCGAGCCGGGAGCGGGGACTCTTTTCCGCTTCACCCTTCCCCAGGGCCATCCTCCCGCGAAGGAGGTCCTCAAGAAGGGCTCGGTATTGATAGTGGGCGGCGACATAGAGAGCGGGAGGCTTGCGGCCCTCTCCCTCCAGGAAGAGGGGCACCGGGCGGAGTTCGTGGCAGGCGGCAAGGAGGGAATCATGAAGACCATCGAGATAAAGCCTCACGTGGTGCTCCTTGACCGTACTCTTCCCGACATGGAGGTTGAAACCTTTCACTATATCTTCAGGAATACCCCTACCAGCAGGGATGTGCCCCTTATCCTTCTCTCTTCGGTGAGGCTTTCTGAATGGAAAGACAAGTTCTTTGACATCATACCGCTCCCGCTTGACATGAAAGTGATGAAAAGGGCGGTACAGAAGGCATTGAAGCCTCACTGA
- a CDS encoding DsrE family protein, whose protein sequence is MTENNDLIMVLTTGKQDRGTRATLAFAWGCAALAMGKQVSMYLTMEGTMWALRGAMRDVEVGGFEPLSAYLEQYCALGGELLVCAPCSEYYCSFDRDTMTEKLIPEAKLVGLTTIVGKTGPSTKVITF, encoded by the coding sequence GTGACGGAAAACAATGATCTTATTATGGTGCTTACGACGGGAAAACAGGACAGGGGCACCCGGGCTACCCTGGCCTTCGCCTGGGGATGTGCCGCCCTTGCCATGGGCAAGCAGGTCTCAATGTACCTTACCATGGAAGGCACGATGTGGGCCCTCAGGGGGGCGATGCGCGATGTGGAGGTGGGCGGCTTTGAGCCCCTGTCGGCCTATCTCGAACAGTACTGCGCCCTTGGAGGGGAGCTGCTTGTCTGTGCGCCCTGCAGTGAGTATTATTGCTCCTTTGACAGGGATACCATGACGGAAAAGCTTATTCCCGAGGCGAAGCTTGTGGGATTGACGACAATTGTGGGAAAGACCGGACCCTCCACCAAGGTGATTACCTTCTAG
- a CDS encoding ankyrin repeat domain-containing protein — MRFIRHLAFISALSALFFFPPDEGGRCYGRESCPPGLSWDFLKKDDPAKKDFFEAVEKGDIKKLKALLSGNAKLANAKTTGGTTTLHAAAKAGNKNITELLISEGAKVNAKDDGGATPLHIASANGHQEVAELLILRGAGLFASDKKGENSLHYAAQGGHRKLAELLISKGVNVDILDRKGETPLHLAAREGKLEVVEFLLGKRAQVNARTKYGSTPLSYAQMEEQKAVVEFLKAHGGRE; from the coding sequence ATGCGCTTCATAAGACACCTGGCGTTCATATCGGCACTTTCCGCCCTTTTTTTCTTCCCCCCCGATGAGGGAGGGAGATGCTACGGGAGGGAGTCCTGTCCCCCCGGGCTCTCGTGGGATTTTCTGAAGAAGGATGATCCCGCCAAAAAGGACTTCTTTGAGGCGGTGGAAAAAGGCGACATAAAAAAGCTCAAGGCGCTCCTCTCGGGGAACGCAAAGCTCGCCAACGCGAAGACCACGGGCGGCACGACAACCCTCCATGCCGCGGCAAAGGCGGGAAACAAGAATATCACCGAGCTGCTCATCTCCGAAGGGGCCAAGGTGAACGCCAAGGATGACGGAGGTGCCACTCCTCTGCACATCGCCTCGGCGAACGGCCATCAGGAGGTGGCGGAGCTGCTCATCCTGAGGGGGGCAGGCCTCTTCGCCTCCGACAAGAAGGGGGAAAACTCCCTTCACTACGCCGCCCAGGGGGGGCACAGGAAGCTCGCGGAGCTTCTGATCTCAAAGGGAGTGAACGTGGACATTCTTGACAGGAAGGGCGAGACGCCTCTTCATCTCGCCGCCCGCGAAGGGAAGCTGGAAGTCGTGGAGTTTCTTCTGGGGAAAAGAGCTCAGGTGAACGCCCGCACTAAGTACGGCTCCACCCCCCTCTCCTATGCCCAGATGGAAGAGCAGAAAGCGGTCGTGGAGTTTCTCAAGGCTCACGGCGGCCGCGAGTAA
- a CDS encoding clostripain-related cysteine peptidase — protein sequence MTIRPAAGSPLYEQQAAPSQAPVNKEEGAQAQSDSISLGQEPQNPVGDKKKWGVMLYSGADNNLESDMVQDVIDLESVGSDKNTHVLVQLDRGESPSSISGEWAGCRRLYLNKGTDSSNLTSPVIQDMGQVNMGDAKTLTDFIVWGVQNYPAEHYMLILSDHGGGWPGAISDDSHGGWIKTPDLNKALEEAEKITGKKIDLLGFDACLMASTEVGYELKDSAGYMVASENTEGADGWPYPQIFTSKIMKNLQRALREKLDITPEEVAKKVVEEAQGFQGTLPTLSAMDLSKMKDLAAATDAFAQKLIATDTPKYAIQEAARASQSFSGFKDQFDFAEMLVNSKDVKDEELKAAAKTMMSAIKGAVIAEEHSSSKPGAHGLTIELPSYPSDPSEDYKELKFAKDTAWDEALGKMK from the coding sequence ATGACAATAAGACCGGCAGCAGGATCACCTCTCTATGAGCAGCAGGCCGCCCCTTCACAGGCGCCTGTTAATAAAGAGGAAGGCGCACAGGCACAGAGCGACAGCATCTCACTTGGCCAGGAGCCGCAAAATCCCGTGGGGGACAAGAAAAAATGGGGAGTAATGCTTTACTCCGGTGCGGATAACAACCTGGAGAGCGACATGGTGCAGGATGTCATCGATCTCGAATCGGTGGGCTCGGATAAGAACACCCATGTCCTCGTGCAGCTTGACAGGGGCGAATCACCCTCGTCAATCAGCGGTGAATGGGCGGGGTGCCGCAGGTTATATCTCAACAAAGGAACAGACTCCAGCAACCTCACCTCCCCTGTTATCCAGGACATGGGGCAGGTCAACATGGGCGACGCGAAAACACTTACCGACTTCATCGTGTGGGGAGTGCAGAACTACCCTGCAGAACATTACATGCTCATTCTTTCCGACCACGGCGGAGGCTGGCCGGGAGCCATAAGCGATGACTCCCACGGCGGGTGGATCAAGACTCCTGACCTCAACAAGGCTCTCGAGGAAGCGGAGAAGATCACGGGAAAGAAGATCGACCTGCTGGGCTTTGACGCCTGCCTCATGGCATCTACCGAGGTAGGCTATGAGCTGAAGGATTCCGCCGGCTACATGGTGGCATCTGAAAATACCGAGGGCGCGGACGGGTGGCCGTACCCCCAGATTTTCACCTCAAAGATCATGAAGAACCTGCAGAGGGCCCTCAGGGAGAAGCTCGACATCACTCCTGAAGAGGTCGCCAAGAAGGTGGTGGAAGAGGCACAGGGCTTTCAGGGCACACTTCCCACCCTCTCAGCCATGGATCTGTCGAAGATGAAGGATCTTGCCGCGGCCACCGATGCCTTTGCCCAGAAGCTTATCGCCACCGATACACCCAAGTATGCAATCCAGGAGGCGGCGAGAGCCTCGCAGAGCTTCAGCGGCTTCAAGGACCAGTTTGATTTTGCCGAGATGCTCGTAAACAGCAAGGATGTGAAGGATGAAGAGCTCAAGGCCGCCGCGAAGACGATGATGAGCGCGATAAAAGGCGCTGTGATTGCCGAGGAGCACTCAAGCTCCAAGCCTGGCGCGCACGGCCTCACGATAGAGCTCCCGAGCTACCCCTCGGATCCCTCGGAGGACTACAAAGAGCTCAAGTTCGCGAAGGACACCGCCTGGGACGAGGCGCTGGGGAAAATGAAATAA
- a CDS encoding thioredoxin domain-containing protein, with translation MPGIEEVHYTNRLAGEKSPYLLQHAHNPVDWYPWGAEAFTKAEREGKAVFLSIGYSTCHWCHVMAHESFEDREVAELLNDAFVCIKVDREERPDIDGVYMEACQMMTGSGGWPLTIVMTPDRLPFFAATYIPRENRFGRMGLLSLIPRLRQLWVLERPRTLQTAREVASALQRDSENYQPGDIGEEALDKAYEQLRRSYDAVHGGFGRAPKFPSPHNILFLLRYHKRKGVPEALSMACGTLEAMRRGGIFDHLGFGFHRYSTDERWLVPHFEKMLYDQAMLLLAFTEAFAVTGREEYRRVCDEVLQYVSRDLSAPGGGFYSAEDADSEGREGKYYLWSLGEIKKALDSDEADLATKVFSLHEGGNFHGEDGERGANILYLAKPIGEYARTLGIEERELTERMEELRRKLFLHRRGRTAPHRDEKILTDWNALMTGALARAGRSFSDERYAAAAEKAMAFSLSRLREPGGLLLHRHCGGESAIPAFLDDYAFMTWALVELYEATSKPSYLEEATRLSRLMKEFFKDDEKGGFFFTAGESDELPARKKEIYDGAVPSGNSMAMLALVKLARLTGDSSLEGEAWSVAKTFSRRISEAPMAHTMALVALESALDA, from the coding sequence GTGCCGGGTATTGAAGAAGTCCACTACACCAACAGGCTTGCCGGAGAGAAGAGCCCCTATCTTCTCCAGCATGCCCATAACCCCGTGGACTGGTATCCATGGGGCGCCGAGGCCTTCACCAAGGCAGAGCGGGAAGGGAAGGCCGTCTTTCTCTCAATCGGCTACTCTACGTGCCACTGGTGCCACGTGATGGCCCACGAGTCCTTCGAGGACAGGGAAGTGGCAGAGCTCCTCAACGACGCCTTCGTGTGCATCAAGGTGGACAGGGAGGAGCGCCCCGACATAGACGGCGTTTACATGGAAGCCTGCCAGATGATGACGGGAAGCGGCGGGTGGCCTCTCACCATCGTGATGACCCCCGACAGGCTGCCCTTTTTTGCCGCCACCTATATCCCCAGGGAGAACCGTTTCGGCAGGATGGGCCTCCTCTCCCTTATCCCGAGGCTCAGGCAGCTCTGGGTCCTGGAGCGCCCCCGGACCCTTCAGACGGCACGGGAGGTGGCCTCGGCCCTTCAAAGGGATTCCGAAAATTATCAGCCCGGCGATATCGGGGAAGAAGCCCTCGATAAGGCTTATGAGCAGCTCAGAAGATCCTATGACGCCGTCCACGGCGGTTTCGGCCGGGCGCCAAAATTCCCTTCCCCCCATAATATACTGTTTCTCCTCCGTTATCACAAGAGAAAAGGGGTGCCGGAAGCCCTCTCCATGGCCTGCGGAACCCTGGAGGCAATGCGCCGCGGAGGCATCTTTGACCACCTGGGCTTCGGCTTCCACCGCTATTCCACCGACGAGCGCTGGCTGGTGCCCCATTTTGAGAAGATGCTCTATGACCAGGCAATGCTGCTGCTGGCTTTCACGGAGGCTTTTGCCGTCACGGGAAGAGAGGAATACAGGAGGGTCTGTGACGAGGTGCTCCAGTATGTCTCAAGAGACCTGTCGGCCCCCGGGGGAGGCTTTTACTCCGCCGAGGATGCCGACAGCGAGGGCCGGGAAGGGAAATATTACCTCTGGAGCCTCGGCGAAATAAAGAAAGCGCTTGACAGTGACGAGGCAGACCTGGCAACAAAAGTCTTTTCCCTTCATGAGGGTGGCAACTTTCACGGCGAAGACGGGGAGAGGGGAGCCAACATCCTCTATCTCGCAAAGCCAATAGGCGAATATGCCCGAACTCTTGGAATCGAAGAAAGGGAGCTCACGGAGCGGATGGAGGAGCTGCGGCGGAAGCTTTTTCTTCACCGCAGGGGGAGAACTGCCCCTCACAGGGACGAAAAGATACTCACCGACTGGAATGCCCTGATGACGGGCGCCCTGGCCAGGGCGGGGAGGAGCTTCTCCGACGAGCGTTATGCCGCCGCCGCAGAGAAAGCCATGGCCTTTAGCCTGAGCCGCCTGAGAGAGCCCGGCGGCCTTCTTCTTCACCGGCACTGCGGCGGTGAATCGGCAATCCCCGCCTTTCTCGATGATTACGCATTCATGACCTGGGCCCTCGTGGAGCTTTATGAGGCAACCTCAAAGCCCTCTTATCTTGAAGAGGCCACGAGGCTCTCGCGCTTGATGAAGGAGTTCTTCAAAGACGACGAAAAGGGCGGCTTTTTCTTCACCGCCGGGGAGAGCGATGAGCTTCCTGCCAGGAAAAAAGAGATCTATGACGGTGCCGTGCCTTCGGGAAATTCGATGGCGATGCTTGCGCTTGTGAAGCTTGCCCGCCTCACCGGCGATTCATCCCTTGAGGGCGAGGCATGGTCCGTGGCAAAAACTTTCTCCCGGCGTATCAGCGAGGCTCCCATGGCCCACACCATGGCGCTTGTGGCACTTGAGTCTGCCCTGGATGCTTAA
- a CDS encoding ATPase, T2SS/T4P/T4SS family, with product MLKLGASDMHLEPDFFGLRIRYRIDGVMTDILELPGEHSTALVHILKGMAGINPELRERPGEGKISLLVKGSTHRYLVSSMPVIKGERLTIHSVMDHFIERTLTELGFSAGVDHFVTSFLGEERGLFVITGSLGDGRSTTALSLARRQAHIQPSCTAVELSPTYEVPEVRQIKCGSLMEFLRALSELALSPAELVVIDEVTSPPAMQCAARLTESSRKVIVLTRSRNAFTALRDLVDMGITRDYIASSLRGVLAQKLVKTICPHCRAPYNPHPWELRLFESQREFPPGSFSRGEGCEQCRHTGYLGRTPLEHLVIPSGKAGLSEALLAEREVKEGLYCKEKVSLLSSAGDKCLRGVTTLQEIARVLEL from the coding sequence ATGCTCAAGCTTGGAGCGTCGGACATGCACCTGGAGCCCGATTTTTTCGGCCTCAGGATCCGTTACAGGATAGACGGCGTGATGACAGACATCCTCGAGCTGCCCGGAGAGCACAGCACTGCACTGGTGCATATCCTGAAAGGCATGGCCGGCATTAATCCTGAGCTCAGGGAGCGCCCCGGCGAGGGAAAAATCTCCCTCCTCGTAAAGGGCAGCACTCATCGTTACCTGGTGAGCTCAATGCCGGTCATCAAAGGAGAGAGACTTACCATCCATTCCGTGATGGACCATTTCATCGAGAGGACCCTCACGGAGCTGGGGTTCTCCGCCGGCGTCGATCACTTCGTCACCTCATTCCTCGGTGAGGAGCGGGGGCTTTTTGTCATCACGGGGTCCCTCGGCGATGGGCGCAGCACCACAGCCCTCTCCCTCGCGAGAAGACAGGCCCATATCCAGCCTTCTTGCACCGCCGTCGAGCTTTCTCCCACTTATGAGGTCCCCGAGGTAAGGCAGATAAAGTGCGGCAGCCTCATGGAATTCCTGAGGGCGCTCTCGGAGCTTGCCCTGTCGCCCGCAGAGCTTGTGGTTATTGACGAGGTGACAAGCCCCCCCGCGATGCAGTGCGCCGCAAGGCTTACTGAATCATCCCGGAAGGTCATTGTCCTCACGAGGTCCCGGAATGCCTTCACGGCCCTGAGGGATCTTGTGGACATGGGCATCACCCGCGATTATATCGCCTCGTCGCTCAGGGGCGTGCTGGCCCAGAAGCTTGTCAAAACCATATGCCCCCACTGCAGGGCACCCTATAACCCCCACCCCTGGGAGTTGAGACTCTTTGAGAGCCAGAGGGAATTCCCCCCGGGGTCATTCTCCCGCGGAGAGGGCTGCGAGCAGTGCCGCCACACGGGATACCTCGGGAGGACCCCTCTCGAGCACCTCGTGATCCCCAGCGGAAAGGCAGGGCTCTCTGAGGCCCTGCTTGCTGAGAGGGAGGTAAAGGAAGGGCTTTACTGCAAGGAGAAAGTGAGCCTTCTCTCCTCGGCGGGGGATAAGTGCCTCAGGGGCGTCACGACGCTCCAGGAGATTGCCAGGGTGCTGGAACTCTAG
- a CDS encoding DNA-3-methyladenine glycosylase I, which produces MERCPWPGNDPLYVKYHDEEWGVPVHDDCRHFEFLTLECAQAGLSWLTVLRKRENYRGAYGGFDPLKVAQFTGEDIEKLLVNPGIIRNRKKIEASVKNARLFLEIQQQWGSFDRYIWSFVEHQPVINAWKTLKEIPATTPLSDRVSADLKKRGFSFVGSTVIYAHMQAIGLVNDHIVGCFRYKELGAAMPPGGRRKK; this is translated from the coding sequence ATGGAGCGCTGCCCCTGGCCAGGAAATGATCCCCTTTATGTAAAGTACCACGACGAGGAATGGGGCGTGCCGGTCCATGACGACTGCAGGCATTTTGAATTCCTCACCCTTGAGTGCGCCCAGGCGGGTTTGAGCTGGCTCACGGTGCTCCGCAAGCGCGAGAATTACCGCGGGGCCTACGGGGGGTTCGATCCCCTCAAAGTGGCGCAGTTTACCGGTGAGGATATTGAGAAGCTCCTCGTGAATCCCGGTATTATAAGGAACAGGAAAAAAATAGAAGCCTCGGTGAAAAACGCGCGGCTTTTCCTCGAGATCCAGCAGCAGTGGGGGAGCTTCGACCGCTATATCTGGAGCTTTGTGGAGCATCAGCCCGTGATAAACGCCTGGAAGACTTTGAAAGAGATCCCCGCAACTACCCCTCTCTCTGACAGGGTAAGCGCCGATCTCAAGAAAAGGGGCTTTTCATTCGTGGGGTCAACGGTCATTTATGCCCATATGCAGGCTATCGGCCTGGTGAATGATCATATCGTGGGATGCTTCAGGTATAAGGAGCTTGGAGCTGCCATGCCGCCGGGAGGCCGCAGAAAGAAATGA